In a single window of the Penaeus monodon isolate SGIC_2016 chromosome 3, NSTDA_Pmon_1, whole genome shotgun sequence genome:
- the LOC119596668 gene encoding uncharacterized protein LOC119596668 (The sequence of the model RefSeq protein was modified relative to this genomic sequence to represent the inferred CDS: added 78 bases not found in genome assembly), with translation MKRRQRSKRKKMEGQKEVGPKGGQDANEGDEGGGEGEKDEDKESIAGEKVNSAEVHCDSEKVLEQEVRDNLRGCLIIDEDSALEKEEINSENCTIKVEDTEEVLDEVVDELEENPDESQIGSLEWQNQNREESYEAQENGREKAVSKIVDRSDTGEPEGNGEEEDLRKGIKEEVCSDESPVGSPMSPMETSPSTSAVPQENVVAQLNQLQQTVVSHILQYQAGVMAQFQQLQQQMLSQLTSGTPQTTSTAGVKNNRKRPASSMSSADTREDKLTLADIHCKRKRTAFDQRQYQVLETTFEHNNFPEPIDQHCIALRIKTPYRSIKMWFQNRRASIRKRMSPKEKGVNSAEKTKNASDPDARWYCTLCPSTFISKRFLENHKEAHERETLYCPHCNMGFTHKVLLDTHKISKCSSKTGVDLTHLEDEYSNTAVTKKGKIQRVEKNKSSTLAAVNIQSALPLLMLQQLQKQQQEAKQDQSEEQHPIKREKDAIHVPPLVMAGAGPQKETSNQEDTSQEHQSQLTVIQQRRLMQQLLLVQLQQAQKAQQKEEMKQDDSQQPASPNGSLTVGGLTIFPVKSSPSDEQKIKVEVKEEQENAPQSDPEDKQPSSLQDQITSILQSQGLKSLWKPPGIKTEVDVLDAKAEKRESMQEQINAILKNQEEIRKRIGKSNEEDSTDVSGMKRHRRRTTVFNEVQLRTLYMHFTYCNFPDPSMFKIIGHLTKLEPQVIKIWFQNERSRQRKRATHIVDEVNSKEKPYKCRDCGMSFAMLTFLVKHSMRHNGDTDQDEFVRTCPLCLQKWNKDVFASHLKSRHNVNLSLVEEKNVGNLMCYLCDEKFTDQESLMIHKHKHLKDDYGDPPECKECKTTFVNAICLEAHMETHRHKEWNYKCSLCGALFHDKILLDSHRMGHGVPLAPVSTIDRSRSQLQHTSVRAIHARARKTVASAITSLNTSLPENKIATETKPNCSSPPSTVSSTTKSSTASSISSVSTILSPTLVTPSLINNQANSTINNIPFSSTQGPVSYVKLIPVQLIPVTSISGSQSNQKPGCLSTVTSAGITAPTTTFISVPVSLKGSTDANPILSQLLDPPSVQSKVESATGLNKSNDKDLNCKNIKSKTLPNLIPIISPLPKEVKTENEDVIEKDRGNSASDCDEEDKSNIDKEEEEEEEEEALMTTAESSANKKKAKKQIVNGVSTESKVSILEQEDSRVSRDSSTVINTSYVKGIKIEIPEHYNSGELTTHQVASTKRYVPILPMIPVEVGSKNQAAVGSTDTSMLQRTRRARNIPNKRLWQSFDPVGYKRRRTPTYFTGSQREILEAHFEHDNFP, from the exons aTGAAGAGGCGACAgcgaagtaaaaggaaaaaaatggagggacagaaggaagttgggcccaaagggggacAGGATGCTAatgaaggggatgaaggaggaggggagggtgaaaaggaTGAAGACAAGGAAAGCATCGCAGGAGAGAAAGTTAACAGTGCTGAAGTCCACTGTGACAGTGAAAAGGTGTTGGAGCAAGAAGTAAGAGATAATTTAAGAGGATGTTTGATAATAGATGAAGATTCAGCCCtagagaaggaggaaataaatAGTGAAAACTGTACCATCAAAGTTGAAGACACAGAGGAAGTTTTAGATGAAGTTGTAGACGAACTGGAGGAAAATCCAGATGAAAGTCAGATTGGCTCACTGGAATGGCAGAAtcaaaacagagaagaaagttATGAAGCTCAGGAAAATGGCAGAGAAAAAGCAGTTAGTAAAATTGTTGACAGAAGTGACACAGGTGAGCcagaaggaaatggggaggaggaggacttaAGAAAGGGTATTAAAGAAGAAGTATGCTCAGATGAATCACCAGTGGGATCGCCAATGAGTCCCATGGAAACCTCTCCCTCTACATCGGCTGTGCCACAGGAAAATGTTGTGGCTCAGTTAAACCAACTTCAGCAGACAGTAGTGTCACACATACTACAGTATCAGGCAGGAGTAATGGCACAGTTCCAACAG ctGCAGCAGCAGATGCTATCTCAGCTAACTTCAGGAACTCCTCAGACCACTTCAACAGCAGGAGTCAAGAATAATCGTAAACGTCCAGCATCTAGTATGAGTAGTGCTGATACTCgtgaag ataaactTACCTTAGCAGATATACACTGCAAGCGCAAGCGAACTGCATTTGATCAAAGACAATATCAAGTGCTTGAG ACAACTTTTGAACACAACAACTTCCCTGAACCCATTGACCAGCATTGCATTGCTCTGAGGATTAAGACCCCATACCGCAGCATCAAAATGTGGTTCCAGAATAGACGGGCCAGCATTCGCAAGCGAATGTCaccaaaagaaaaag gAGTAAACTCagcagagaaaacaaaaaatgccaGTGATCCAGATGCAAGATGGTACTGCACACTTTGTCCATCTACATTCATTTCAAAAAG ATTCCTAGAGAATCACAAGGAAGCACATGAAAGAGAGACTTTATATTGCCCACACTGTAATATGGGTTTCACCCACAAGGTATTGCTAGATACACACAAGATTTCTAAGTGTTCCTCAAAAACTGGAGTAGACTTGACTCACCTTGAAGATGAGTATTCAAACACAGCagtgacaaaaaagggaaagatacaaAGAGTTGAAAAGAACAAATCAAGCACATTGGCTGCTGTGAATATTCAATCTGCTTTGCCACTCCTTATGTTACAACAGCTACAAAAGCAGCAACAAGAAGCCAAGCAAGATCAAAGCGAGGAGCAGCAtccaataaagagagaaaaggatgctATCCATGTCCCACCATTGGTCATGGCTGGAGCAGGGCCTCAGAAAGAGACTAGTAACCAGGAAGACACTTCACAGGAGCATCAGTCACAGCTGACAGTGATACAACAGAGGCGACTCATGCAACAGCTTCTGTTGGTTCAGTTACAGCAAGCACAAAAAGcgcaacaaaaagaagaaatgaaacagGATGACTCACAGCAACCTGCAAGTCCCAATGGCTCACTTACTGTTGGAGGTTTGACAATATTTCCTGTGAAATCGTCACCATCAGACGAACAGAAAATTAAAGTTGAGGTGAAGGAGGAGCAAGAAAACGCGCCACAGTCGGACCCAGAAGATAAGCAACCTTCATCTTTACAAGATCAGATTACATCTATTCTGCAGAGTCAGGGACTCAAGTCTCTTTGGAAACCACCAGGTATTAAAACAGAGGTGGACGTGTTGGATGCGAAAGCTGAGAAGAGAGAGTCGATGCAAGAACAAATAAATGCCATTCTGAAAAATCAGGAAGAGATCAGAAAGAGGATAGGGAAGAGCAATGAAGAAG ATTCTACTGATGTGTCAGGCATGAAAAGACATCGCAGAAGAACCACTGTGTTTAATGAAGTTCAGCTTAGAACTTTATACATGCACTTCACTTACTGTAACTTCCCTGATCCCTCCATGTTCAAGATTATTGGACACCTCACAAAATTGGAGCCTCAGGTCATTAAGATTTGGTTTCAGAATGAAAGATCAAGACAAAGAAAACGTGCTACTCATATAGTTGATGAAG TGAACTCAAAGGAAAAACCCTACAAATGCAGAGATTGTGGAATGTCCTTTGCCATGTTGACATTCCTTGTGAAGCACAGCATGCGTCACAATGGAGACACTGACCAGGATGAATTTGTTCGAACTTGCCCTCTCTGTTTGCAGAAGTGGAACAAAGATGTCTTTGCCTCTCATCTGAAGAGCCGACATAATGTGAATCTGAGTTTAGTTGAAGAGAAAAATGTTGGAAATCTAATGTGTTACTTATGCGATGAAAAATTTACTGATCAAGAAAGTTTAATgattcataaacacaaacatctaAAGGATGATTATGGAGATCCTCCTGAATGTAAAGAATGCAAAACGACATTTGTCAATGCTATCTGTCTTGAAGCTCACATGGAAACACATCGCCATAAAGAGTGGAACTACAAGTGCAGTCTATGTGGTGCCCTCTTCCATGACAAAATACTGTTAGATTCACACAGAATGGGCCATGGTGTTCCTCTTGCTCCTGTTAGCACAATTGACAGATCAAGGAGTCAGCTTCAACATACATCCGTTAGAGCCATCCATGCTCGTGCTCGCAAGACAGTAGCATCAGCTATCACAAGTTTGAATACATCCCTTCCTGAAAACAAGATTGCAACAGAAACAAAACCCAATTGCAGTAGTCCCCCCAGTACTGTATCTTCAACTACAAAGTCTTCAACAGCATCTTCTATTTCAAGTGTTTCTACCATTTTATCCCCAACTTTAGTTACTCCATCACTAATTAACAATCAAGCAAATAGCACCATCAACAACATACCTTTCTCCTCTACACAGGGACCTGTAAGCTATGTGAAATTGATACCAGTACAGCTTATCCCTGTAACCTCAATTTCTGGATCACAGTCAAATCAAAAGCCTGGTTGCTTATCCACTGTGACATCTGCTGGAATTACTGCTCCAACAACAACATTCATATCAGTCCCTGTGTCATTAAAGGGCTCAACAGATGCAAATCCTATTCTCAGCCAGTTGCTAGACCCACCATCAGTACAGAGTAAAGTTGAATCAGCAACAGGTCTCAATAAATCTAATGATAAAGATTTGAATTGCAAGAATATTAAAAGCAAAACCCTGCCAAATTTGATTCCCATTATTTCTCCCCTTCCTAAAGAGgttaaaacagaaaatgaagatgTCATTGAAAAGGATAGGGGAAATTCAGCCAGTGATTGTGATGAAGAGGATAagagtaatattgataaagaggaggaggaagaagaggaggaagaggcgttGATGACAACGGCAGAGAGTTCAGCCAATAAAAAGAAGGCGAAAAAGCAGATTGTGAATGGTGTTAGTACTGAAAGTAAAGTTTCTATATTAGAGCAAGAAGACAGCAGAGTATCACGAG ATTCCTCTACTGTAATCAACACCAGCTATGTCAAAGGTATTAAAATTGAAATACCGGAACATTACAACTCTGGGGAACTGACTACACATCAG GTTGCAAGTACAAAGCGATATGTACCTATATTGCCAATGATACCAGTTGAAGTGGGTTCCAAAAATCAAGCTGCAGTTGGCAGTACTGACACATCAATGTTGCAAAGGACAAGAAGAGCCCGAAACATACCCAACAAAAGGTTGTGGCAGTCCTTTGATCCAGTTGGATATAAAC
- the LOC119596679 gene encoding zinc finger protein 585B-like: MDIGFIARRLEVDPLHIHMWFKERRNQHIRKLEESGRKVMGGEVAVSTQRAMSKVCGTCDAAFICQTDLDTHEEMHKSSWAQVCSMCGMEYSNVVALETHWIRHGIEVSREGEQTPESKPEKTSKASFTNTQLRILDTHYEHNNFPGATEVWLVAKRLRLRPKQVTHWFQNKRGRDRRVQGINAPYSRTCPLCGAAFICELFLNNHKKIHKINSRYPCTECGAIFLSPVLQETHLLYHNVIPKAMIPFRRTQSGTKDPLTEGQTKNADNCELEDSDSSEPELIIADSENFDLSFDNSQDKENSAEVDDQIQTESLEETESIEKIQVETSDLENRKPNPRMIGEEVFFDDNTDSEDDDDDDEPRLKIVSAYTISADIEDHELETE; encoded by the exons ATGGATATAGGGTTTATTGCTCGTAGATTGGAGGTTGACCCACTTCATATCCACATGTGGTTTAAG GAGAGAAGAAATCAGCATATTCGAAAATTAGAAGAAAGTGGTCGTAAGGTAATGGGGGGCGAGGTGGCTGTAAGTACTCAGAGGGCCATGAGCAAGGTGTGTGGCACATGTGATGCTGCTTTTATATGCCAGACAGACCTTGATACACATGAAGAGATGCACAAGTCTTCATGGGCACAG GTGTGCAGCATGTGTGGCATGGAATACAGCAATGTTGTGGCCTTAGAAACTCACTGGATCCGCCATGGTATAGAAGTCTCTCGTGAAGGTGAACAGACTCCAGAATCTAAGCCTGAGAAAACTTCAAAGGCATCTTTTACAAACACACAGTTAAGG ATTCTTGATACTCACTATGAACACAATAACTTTCCTGGAGCTACAGAGGTGTGGCTTGTAGCTAAACGGCTAAGGCTCAGACCAAAGCAAGTTACACATTGGTTCCAAAATAAGAGAGGTAGAGACCGTAGAGTGCAGGGTATAAATGCTCCTTATTCACGTACTTGTCCTCTTTGTGGAGCAGCATTTATATGTGAACTATTTCTTAACAACCATAAAAAGATTCACAAAATAAACAGTAGATACCCATGCACAGAATGTGGGGCCATATTCCTGTCACCAGTATTGCAGGAAACTCACCTGCTTTACCACAATGTCATTCCTAAAGCAATGATTCCTTTCCGTAGAACTCAAAGCGGTACAAAAGACCCGTTAACAGAAGGGCAGACAAAAAATGCAGATAATTGTGAGTTAGAAGATTCAGACTCCAGTGAACCAGAACTCATTATTGCAGACTCAGAAAATTTTGACTTATCTTTTGATAATTCACAAGATAAAGAGAATTCAGCTGAAGTTGATGACCAGATCCAGACAGAGAGTCTTGAAGAAACTGAGAGCATTGAGAAAATTCAAGTTGAAACTTCAGATTTGGAGAACAGAAAACCTAATCCAAGAATGATTGGTGAGGAAGTCTTCTTTGATGATAATACAgacagtgaagatgatgatgatgatgatgaaccaaGATTGAAAATAGTGAGTGCCTACACTATTTCTGCAGATATAGAAGATCATGAATTAGAGACAGAGTAG